A single region of the Brassica rapa cultivar Chiifu-401-42 chromosome A03, CAAS_Brap_v3.01, whole genome shotgun sequence genome encodes:
- the LOC103861594 gene encoding glycosyltransferase BC10, with product MVEAQKNYQGPPRHHTSLKKPLWLVLSVSVFSMLLICTRMSPRHSNNSSKALSSWLPVHVRKHTDEEVAARAVVRDILKTPPVVTENSKIAFLFLTPGTLPFEKLWDEFFTGHEGKFSIYIHPSKERPVHISSHFSDREIHSDEVTWGRISMVDAEKRLLVSALEDPDNQHFVLLSESCIPLHTFDYTYRYLLYSNVSFIESFVDPGPHGTGRHMEHMLPEIAREDFRKGAQWFTMKRQHAVIVMADGLYYSRFREYCGPGIEADKNCIADEHYLPTFFSMIDPMGISNWSVTYVDWSERQWHPKTHTANEISLEFMKNVTTEEMSTHVTSVGEHGDELHWPCTWNGIRRPCYLFARKFHPDTLDTLVNLFPNYTSTVI from the exons ATGGTTGAGGCGCAGAAGAATTATCAAGGGCCGCCACGTCACCACACATCTCTCAAGAAGCCCCTATGGCTGGTCTTGTCAGTTTCAGTGTTCAGCATGCTTCTCATCTGCACTCGCATGTCCCCACGACACAGCAATAACTCCTCTAAGGCTCTCTCCTCGTGGCTACCTGTTCACGTCAGGAAACACACCGACGAGGAGGTGGCAGCTAGAGCAGTGGTCAGAGACATACTCAAAACGCCTCCCGTCGTAACAGAAAACTCCAAAATAGCCTTCTTGTTCTTGACTCCGGGGACTTTGCCGTTTGAGAAGCTCTGGGATGAGTTCTTCACG GGTCATGAAGGGAAGTTCTCTATCTACATCCACCCGTCCAAGGAACGGCCAGTTCATATCAGTAGTCACTTTTCTGATAGGGAGATCCATAGTGATGAGGTCACTTGGGGAAGGATCTCTATGGTTGATGCAGAGAAGAGGTTGCTAGTTAGTGCTCTTGAAGATCCTGACAACCAACACTTTGTTCTTCTTTCAGAGAG TTGTATACCCTTGCATACCTTTGACTATACTTATAGATATTTGCTCTATTCCAACGTCAGCTTCATTGAGAG TTTTGTGGATCCTGGTCCTCATGGAACTGGTAGACATATGGAACACATGTTACCTGAGATTGCTAGGGAAGATTTTAGAAAGGGTGCTCAG TGGTTCACAATGAAGCGGCAACACGCGGTTATAGTGATGGCTGATGGTCTCTACTACTCAAGGTTCCGAGAGTATTGTGGA CCAGGGATAGAGGCTGACAAAAACTGTATTGCAGATGAACATTACTTGCCAACATTCTTCAGT ATGATTGATCCTATGGGGATCTCGAACTGGTCAGTGACTTATGTTGATTGGTCTGAACGACAGTGGCATCCAAAGACTCACACGGCAAATGAGATATCACTAGAGTTCATGAAAAACGTCACG ACCGAAGAGATGAGTACACACGTCACAAGTGTGGGAGAG CATGGAGATGAGCTGCATTGGCCATGTACATGGAACGGGATTAGACGGCCTTGTTATCTGTTTGCGAGGAAGTTTCATCCTGATACTCTCGACACATTGGTCAACCTCTTCCCTAACTACACAAGCACAGTTATCTGA
- the LOC103874917 gene encoding glutathione S-transferase T3 — protein sequence MDSNPYRHGSNFVDLLTSQQSVFSLVEETVPEDIPVERKERRMWTPVEDMVLISSWLNTSKDPVVGNEQRSGAFWNRIAAYFAASPKVAATEHRESTHCKQRWHKINDQVNKFCGVFEAATREKTSGQNENHVLNRAHEIFFTNHRKKFILEHAWKELRNDQKWCATATSKNEGSSRRRKLDEGSQSETSHAVEEERPPGVKAAKGKNKNVKGEERLSQFQTMWEIKQKDLVSKDTLSRNRILDRLLAKQEPLDEVENAVVKKLLAELLN from the coding sequence ATGGATTCCAATCCATACCGGCATGGTAGTAACTTTGTTGATCTCCTTACGAGTCAACAAAGCGTCTTTAGTTTAGTTGAAGAAACTGTCCCTGAAGACATTCCTGTTGAGCGTAAGGAACGCCGGATGTGGACGCCTGTAGAAGATATGGTGCTCATCAGCTCCTGGCTCAACACAAGCAAGGATCCAGTAGTGGGAAATGAGCAACGGTCTGGGGCATTCTGGAATAGGATCGCCGCTTATTTTGCGGCAAGTCCCAAGGTTGCAGCCACTGAACACCGAGAATCAACTCATTGCAAGCAGCGTTGGCACAAGATCAATGATCAAGTCAACAAGTTCTGTGGGGTTTTCGAAGCAGCAACCAGAGAGAAGACAAGTGGGCAAAATGAGAATCATGTTCTCAACAGAGCTCATGAAATCTTCTTCACCAACCACCGAAAAAAATTTATTCTTGAGCACGCTTGGAAGGAGCTTCGAAATGATCAAAAATGGTGTGCCACTGCTACATCTAAAAACGAAGGAAGCAGTAGAAGGAGGAAGTTAGACGAGGGTTCACAGTCTGAGACTTCACACGCTGTTGAGGAGGAGCGTCCCCCGGGTGTTAAGGCAGCAAAAGGGAAGAACAAGAATGTCAAGGGGGAGGAAAGGCTGTCACAGTTTCAGACTATGTgggaaataaaacaaaaagacttGGTCTCCAAGGACACGCTATCAAGAAATCGGATACTTGACCGTTTACTTGCAAAGCAAGAGCCCTTAGATGAGGTCGAAAATGCTGTTGTGAAAAAGCTCCTAGCTGAGTTGTTGAACTAG
- the LOC103861595 gene encoding pumilio homolog 6, chloroplastic — protein MATENPIRMSGNNERWSNSRPVSVPNRSESAPPSMEGSFLAVDSLLSRQGHDRAAQEPLNTHPNKHNLTRTPSPPVYYPTTEYQLVDSRVGSFRSNQGLSIVNIPIHSPQATLSTHKEVSEDEVSPQQHSVNSVSDRTNVVDTSLSQGLADTRQDGSSSGPTPQHRRPNSSDGEMNTADESGNFSEMSGDVVVKDNPASVGTEKSLDESTIISKMKNTNISGPGTAKHPREQPRNARPERQMYPQQSNVTWIQNGGNMGYQSVNGTTGQFHYGQQHVLHQSPGFTPPTQTGYVTSPAQVYNMQSPGVYSPQYGYGPYTNMIPPHPQFIPGYPSHGSVPLIVRPEYIPQLHGPSAGSVVHRGAESFYAPPGQPSFPDPMYMHYSQHSLGHMNAPRGNHKNAPEPHKDESRFVRQIRGPNNSNMGLNYYGVQPNMVQYLPSAPPSPGYVPYVEAYPGWQQQGSLEGTNGPRLCNFLEELKSGKGRRFGLSDITGHIVEFSADQHGSRFIQQKLENCNPEEKEAVFRELLPHACKLMTDVFGNYVIQKFFEYGTPSQRMELADQLMGQIVPLSMQMYGCRVIQKALDVIEPDQRVRLARELDGEVMRCVRDQNGNHVIQKCIESIHADRVGFMLSAFRGQVSSLSMHPYGCRVIQRLMERCSNEHQCHFITEEILESARVLCKDQYGNYVIQHVLEKGTSEERERIVRKLSGHIVQLSLHKFASNVIEKCLEHGGRIERDLIIKEIAGADESYDSLLMMMKDQYGNYVVQKIFETCSVDQRVVLVSRVRMHASALKKYTYGKHIVTRLEKPFGQESRESRR, from the exons ATGGCAACTGAGAATCCTATTAGGATGTCTGGTAACAACGAAAGATGGTCTAACTCTAGGCCAGTTTCTGTTCCTAACCGAAGTGAAAGCGCGCCTCCGAGCATGGAGGGATCGTTTCTAGCTGTTGATAGTCTCTTGTCACGACAGGGTCACGACAGGGCAGCTCAGGAGCCTCTGAACACTCATCCTAATAAACACAACCTGACCCGCACACCTTCGCCACCTGTTTATTACCCTACTACTGAGTATCAGCTCGTAGACAGTCGTGTAGGTAGCTTTAGAAGTAACCAGGGATTGAGTATAGTCAACATTCCCATTCATTCTCCCCAAGCTACACTTTCTACTCACAAGGAAGTGTCTGAGGATGAAGTCTCTCCTCAACAGCATTCTGTTAATAGTGTTTCAGATAGGACTAATGTGGTGGACACTAGTCTTTCACAAGGCCTGGCAGATACTAGGCAG GATGGTAGTTCTTCTGGTCCAACCCCTCAGCATCGTCGGCCTAACTCTTCAGATGGTGAAATGAACACAGCGGATGAGAGTGGTAACTTCTCGGAGATGTCAGGTGACGTCGTGGTTAAAGATAATCCTGCTTCAGTTGGCACTGAGAAGAGTCTCGATGAGTCTACTATCATCTCCAAGATGAAGAATACTAACATATCTGGGCCCGGGACGGCTAAACACCCTCGAGAACAACCAAGGAATGCAAGGCCAGAAAGGCAGATGTATCCACAACAAAGTAATGTAACATGGATTCAAAATGGCGGCAACATGGGTTATCAGAGTGTTAACGGGACCACGGGACAGTTTCATTATGGTCAGCAGCATGTGCTTCATCAGTCTCCAGGCTTTACTCCGCCTACGCAAACGGGTTATGTGACTTCACCAGCTCAAGTCTACAACATGCAGTCTCCTGGTGTCTACTCTCCACAATATGGTTATGGACCGTACACTAACATGATTCCACCACACCCACAGTTCATACCTGGATACCCTTCCCATGGTTCAGTTCCGCTTATTGTCCGTCCAGAATATATTCCTCAGTTACATGGGCCGAGTGCGGGGAGTGTAGTCCACAGAGGTGCTGAGAGTTTCTATGCTCCACCAGGGCAACCTTCTTTTCCAGATCCTATGTATATGCACTACAGTCAACATTCATTGGGGCATATGAATGCTCCTAGAGGGAACCATAAGAATGCTCCTGAGCCTCATAAAGATGAGTCCAGGTTTGTCCGGCAAATAAGGGGACCAAATAACTCTAATATGGGTCTTAATTACTATGGAGTCCAGCCAAATATGGTGCAATATCTGCCTAGTGCTCCTCCTTCACCGGGCTATGTTCCCTATGTAGAGGCATACCCTGGATGGCAGCAGCAGGGAAGCTTGGAAGGTACTAATGGTCCAAGGTTATGCAATTTTCTTGAAGAGTTGAAGTCTGGAAAGGGCAGGAGGTTTGGGTTATCAGACATCACTGGACACATTGTTGAGTTCAG TGCGGATCAGCACGGGAGCCGATTCATTCAGCAGAAGCTTGAGAACTGTAATCCAGAAGAGAAAGAAGCTGTGTTTAGGGAGCTTCTTCCTCATGCTTGCAAACTAATGACAGATGTGTTTGGCAATTATGTCATTCAAAAG TTTTTCGAATACGGAACCCCATCACAGAGAATGGAACTTGCTGATCAGCTCATGGGACAAATAGTACCACTTAGTATGCAGATGTACGGTTGTCGCGTGATACAAAAG GCACTTGATGTCATAGAGCCTGATCAAAGAGTTCGTTTAGCACGTGAGCTTGACGGGGAGGTCATGAGATGTGTTCGAGACCAAAATGGAAACCATGTGATCCAGAAATGCATCGAGAGTATCCACGCAGACAGAGTTGGTTTCATGTTATCTGCATTCCGTGGTCAAGTCTCCTCTCTCTCTATGCATCCTTATGGCTGCCGTGTCATACAG AGGCTTATGGAGCGTTGCTCAAATGAGCATCAGTGTCATTTCATCACAGAGGAGATACTGGAGTCAGCACGTGTCCTTTGCAAGGATCAATACGGCAATTACGTCATACAG CATGTATTGGAGAAAGGGACATCTGAAGAACGAGAGAGAATCGTGAGGAAACTATCAGGGCATATAGTGCAGCTTAGCCTGCATAAATTTGCATCAAATGTTATAGAGAAGTGTCTGGAGCATGGTGGTCGAATTGAGAGGGACCTCATCATCAAAGAGATTGCAGGGGCTGATGAGAGCTATGATAGTCTATTG ATGATGATGAAGGACCAGTACGGTAACTATGTGGTGCAGAAGATATTCGAGACGTGTAGTGTTGATCAGCGTGTGGTGTTGGTCAGCAGAGTCAGGATGCACGCTTCTGCTTTGAAGAAGTACACTTATGGGAAACATATTGTCACTCGTTTGGAAAAGCCCTTTGGTCAAG AAAGCCGAGAATCAAGGCGATGA
- the LOC103861593 gene encoding (DL)-glycerol-3-phosphatase 2: MLASPTRFVAQRITLRSSNTIPTSFIPPFPRGLPQRSVTKASVAAMSTTSVNAVTDAGRGSITHVIFDMDGLLLDTEKFYTEVQEKILARYNKTFDWSLKAKMMGRKAIEAATLFVEECGISDSLSPEAFIVERESMLQDLFPTSDLMPGASRLLRHLHGKGIPICVATGTHTRHFDLKTQRHRELFSLMHHIVRGDDPEVKQGKPAPDGFLAAARRFEDGPVDPRKALVFEDAPSGVMAAKNAGMNVIMVPDPRLDKSYCTVADQVLASLLHFKPEEWGLPPFEDSQN, from the exons ATGTTAGCATCTCCAACTAGATTCGTTGCTCAAAGAATCACACTCCGATCTTCTAATACGATTCCAACGAGCTTCATTCCTCCCTTTCCCAGAGGTTTACCGCAGCGATCAGTGACCAAAGCTTCAGTAGCAGCTATGTCAACCACTTCCGTCAACGCCGTCACAGACGCCGGGAGAGGTTCGATCACTCACGTCATATTCGACATGGATGGTCTCCTTCTAG ACACTGAGAAGTTTTACACGGAGGTACAGGAGAAGATACTTGCGAGATACAACAAAACATTTGACTGGTCTTTGAAAGCGAAGATGATGGGGAGGAAAGCGATAGAAGCTGCCACGCTTTTCGTTGAGGAATGTGGAATCAGTGACTCTCTTTCCCCTGAAGCTTTCATTGTAGAGAGAGAGTCTATGTTGCAAGACCTCTTTCCCACAAGTGACTTAATGCCAG GAGCTAGCCGACTTCTCAGACATCTCCATGGGAAAGGGATTCCAATTTGTGTGGCCACAGG TACACACACACGACATTTTGATCTGAAAACGCAAAGACACCGGGAGCTTTTTTCACTGATGCATCACATAGTGCGTGGAGATGATCCAGAGGTGAAGCAAGGGAAGCCTGCTCCTGACGGTTTTCTTGCTGCCGCTAGGAGATTTGAG GACGGTCCTGTAGATCCACGCAAGGCTCTGGTGTTTGAAGATGCTCCTTCTGGAGTCATGGCAGCTAAAAATGCTGGAAT GAATGTGATAATGGTACCGGATCCAAGATTGGACAAGTCCTACTGTACCGTTGCAGATCAAGTTCTAGCCTCTCTGCTACATTTCAAACCAGAGGAATGGGGCTTGCCTCCTTTCGAGGATTCACAAAACTAA
- the LOC103861596 gene encoding V-type proton ATPase subunit G3-like — protein sequence MLISKDSISGIKICKKNKHKSSLSLRRTQAMDSLRGQGGIQMLLTAEQEAGWIVSAARTAKLARMKQAKDEAEKEMEEYRSRLEEEYQTQISGTEQEAAAKRLEEETDGRIQNLKESSSKVSKEIVKMLIKYVTTTGA from the exons ATGCTCATATCAAAAGATTCCATCTCTGGCATAAAAATTTGCAAAAAGAATAAACACAAGTCTTCACTTTCTTTGAGGAGAACACAAGCCATGGATTCATTAAGAGGCCAAGGTGGGATTCAGATGCTTTTAACTGCTGAACAAGAAGCAGGCTGGATCGTTTCAGCTGCTAGAACCG CAAAATTAGCAAGAATGAAGCAAGCAAAAGACGAGgctgagaaggagatggaagagtATCGGTCCCGATTAGAAGAAGAGTATCAGACACAAATCTCTGGG ACGGAACAAGAGGCAGCTGCAAAACGTTTAGAAGAGGAGACAGATGGCAGGATCCAGAACCTTAAGGAGTCTAGTTCAAAGGTCTCTAAGGAGATTGTCAAAATGCTCATCAAGTATGTTACCACTACTGGAGCATGA
- the LOC103861592 gene encoding AAA-ATPase At4g25835-like has protein sequence MYKLRENPHCFFFSKVTSSCFITSLITKSFLLEKKRETRCSRKLYSKSNNLIITRQINQSCHLSTCFSRKVITFSTYPLKHLCFSLSSLSKTMKEYWTSLASLLGVIAFCQTLMNSVFPPELRFAITKHFNTLFQLFSSYCYFDITEIDGVNTNELYDAVQLYLTSSTVTSNRLSLTRATNSSSTTFSLSSNDSIADTFDSATVLWEHVVAQRQTQTFAWRPMPDEKRGFTLRVEKKDKSFILGSYLDHIMETANEIRRKNQDRFLYTNSRGGGGMDSRGLPWESVPFKHPSTFETLAMDPAKKREIMEDLKDFAECESFYRKTGRAWKRGYLLYGPPGTGKSSMIAAMANYLGYDIYDLELAEVRSNSELRKLLMKTSSKSIIVIEDIDCSIDLKNRSKKKQSYYEPEMMLTGSGLGGDEGNGNTITLSGLLNFTDGLWSCCGSERIFVFTTNHIEKLDPALLRSGRMDMHVYMSYCTFASVKILLKNYLGYEEGDLSDDVLKELERVVDKAEITPADVSECLIKNKRDKERAVSELLEDMKRRAERNEKHGKLRGQIGRLAVADDAEEQEKRALDSSYGEEEEIEDSICKSSED, from the coding sequence ATGTATAAATTGAGAGAAAACCCACATTGTTTTTTCTTCTCTAAAGTTACATCCAGCTGCTTCATCACAAGCTTGATCACTAAAAGCTTCCTCCTGGAAAAAAAACGAGAGACTCGTTGTTCAAGAAAACTCTATTCAAAAtctaacaatttgattattACAAGACAAATCAATCAAAGTTGTCACCTTTCAACTTGTTTCAGCCGTAAAGTTATCACCTTTTCAACCTATCCATTAAAACAcctctgtttctctctctcctctctctcaaaGACAATGAAAGAGTATTGGACCTCTCTAGCTTCCCTTCTCGGCGTTATAGCCTTCTGCCAGACCCTCATGAACTCAGTCTTCCCACCAGAGCTCCGTTTCGCCATCACCAAACACTTCAACACACTCTTCCAACTCTTCTCCTCCTACTGCTACTTCGACATAACGGAGATCGACGGCGTCAACACCAACGAGCTCTACGACGCCGTCCAGCTCTACCTAACCTCCTCCACCGTCACCTCCAACCGCCTCAGCCTCACCCGCGCCACCAACTCCTCCTCCACCACATTCTCCCTCTCCAGCAACGACTCCATCGCCGACACCTTCGACTCCGCCACCGTCCTCTGGGAGCACGTCGTCGCGCAGAGACAAACTCAGACCTTCGCGTGGCGGCCAATGCCCGATGAGAAGCGCGGCTTCACGCTCCGCGTCGAGAAGAAAGACAAAAGCTTTATCCTCGGCTCTTACCTGGACCACATCATGGAAACAGCTAACGAGATTCGCCGCAAGAATCAAGATCGGTTTCTTTACACGAACTCGCGCGGTGGCGGGGGAATGGACTCGAGGGGGCTCCCTTGGGAGTCTGTTCCCTTTAAGCATCCCAGCACGTTCGAGACGCTGGCGATGGACCCGGCGAAGAAGAGAGAGATCATGGAGGATCTCAAGGACTTCGCCGAGTGTGAGTCTTTTTACCGGAAGACCGGCCGGGCTTGGAAGAGAGGGTACTTGCTTTACGGACCACCGGGAACAGGGAAGTCGAGTATGATCGCAGCCATGGCTAACTATCTCGGATACGACATTTACGATCTTGAGCTCGCGGAGGTAAGGAGCAACTCGGAGCTGAGGAAGCTGTTGATGAAGACGAGCTCGAAGTCGATAATTGTGATCGAGGATATAGACTGCTCGATCGATTTAAAGAACCGGAGCAAAAAGAAACAGAGTTATTATGAACCGGAGATGATGCTAACCGGGTCCGGTTTAGGAGGCGATGAGGGGAATGGGAACACGATCACTTTGTCCGGTTTGTTGAACTTTACGGATGGGCTTTGGTCCTGTTGCGGTAGCGAGAGGATCTTTGTGTTCACGACCAATCACATTGAGAAGCTTGACCCCGCGTTGCTTAGGAGCGGGAGGATGGATATGCATGTGTACATGAGTTACTGTACGTTTGCTTCGGTTAAGATCTTGTTGAAGAATTACTTGGGATACGAGGAAGGAGATTTAAGCGACGACGTTTTGAAGGAGCTTGAGAGGGTGGTTGATAAGGCGGAGATTACGCCTGCTGATGTAAGCGAGTGTCTTATTAAGAATAAGAGGGATAAAGAGAGAGCTGTGAGTGAGCTGTTGGAGGATATGAAAAGAAGGGCGGAGAGAAATGAGAAGCATGGGAAGCTAAGGGGTCAAATTGGGAGGTTGGCTGTGGCTGACGACGCGGAGGAGCAGGAGAAGAGGGCTTTGGACAGTTcttatggagaagaagaagagattgagGACAGCATTTGCAAGAGTAGTGAAGATTAA
- the LOC103861781 gene encoding uncharacterized protein LOC103861781: MNKPLFMNIVDRLSNEVQYFRETKDGLGRNSLSPLQKCTAAIRVLAYSSAADTVDEYLRLGETTTRLCVENFVEGIINLFGEEYLRKPTPADLQRLLDIGEYRGFPGMIGSIDCTLNDINVLDRSPVFDDIINGQAPKVTFSVNGHQYNMAYYLTDGIYPKWSTFIQSIRIPQGPQAVLFAQHQEAARKVVEWAFGVLQARFGIVKNPARSWDKVKIEKIMRACIILHNIIVENERDGYTQFDVRGFQQGEDQGSSHVDLTYSTDIPSNIANMMGVRTRIRDTQKHQQLKDDLVEHIWRRFGGGEDNN; encoded by the exons atgaacaagccattgttcATGAACATTGTGGATCGACTCTCCAACGAAGTTCAATATTTTCGGGAAACAAAAGATGGTCTCGGAAGGAACAGTCTCTCTCCACTTCAAAAGTGTACCGCCGCCATTCGTGTCTTGGCATATAGTTCTGCAGCTGATACCGTCGACGAATACCTCCGGCTCGGTGAAACAACAACTCGGTTATGTGTAGAAAATTTTGTGGAAGGGATAATAAATTTGTTCGGCGAAGAATACCTAAGAAAACCAACACCAGCTGATCTTCAACGTCTACTTGATATTGGAGAGTATCGTGGCTTTCCTGGGATGATaggaagcatcgatt GTACGTTaaatgatatcaatgttcttgatcgttcaccagtttttgatgacataataAATGGTCAAGCTCCAAAAGTCACTTTCTCTGTCAACGGACATCAGTATAATATGGCTTACTATCTCACCGATGGTATTTATCCGAAATGGTCaacttttatccaatctattCGTATACCACAAGGGCCGCAAGCAGTTTTATTTGCTCAGCATCAAGAAGCTGCCCGAAAAGTTGTAGAGTGGGCTTTTGGAGTCTTGCAAGCTCGCTTTGGCATTGTTAAAAATCCAGCGAGGAGTTGGGATAAAGTCAAAATTGAgaagattatgagagcatgtatcatactccataatataATCGTCGAAAACGAAAGAGACGGTTACACTCAATTTGATGTTCGAGGGTTCCAACAAGGAGAAGACCAAGGAAGTTCACATGTTGATCTCACGTATTCTACAGATATCCCTTCAAATATCGCAAATATGATGGGTGTTCGAACAAGAATTCGTGATACACAAAAGCATCAACAACTGAAAGATGATTTGGTTGAACACATATGGCGTAGATTTGGAGGTGGTGAAGACAACAATTGA